In the genome of Pseudoglutamicibacter cumminsii, one region contains:
- a CDS encoding NAD(P)-dependent alcohol dehydrogenase — translation MTPAKIPSVTVLAEARRRAEEAAQEAKTSSTEKKTDGATSAAREAHSQPDPRVGRKDKVLPARFPHEGEDLFTAEEWEAQRLAAFQGKAHEALAVGVRELGAPLEELAIPRRAAGPRDIVIDLEYCGLCHSDVHTARGEWGSRAVPLVTGHEMVGRVCAVGSEVQSWQVGERVGVGCMVGSCRVCEPCKRQDEQFCIHNAVGTYGTWDEPHSERTQGGYATSIVVPEDFVLRIPEKIGPAHAAPLLCAGITMYAPLEDLRVGPGDKVAVAGIGGLGHMAVKLAAAMGAEVTALTRTQAKAEDARRLGAHDVVLTTDEGSMAAARGRFTVLVDAISAAHDVNALLDLLAPRGTVVLAGLPADADGSEMPLVDPRSLVNRGLRLVGTKIGGIEQTQRMLEFCADHGVVPDIEIVTAADMNEAWDRMVAGELHYRGVLDIGSLDSHLNA, via the coding sequence ATGACACCTGCGAAGATTCCTTCCGTCACCGTTCTCGCTGAAGCGCGCCGCCGCGCCGAAGAAGCCGCCCAGGAAGCTAAAACCTCCAGCACGGAGAAGAAAACAGACGGCGCAACCTCAGCGGCACGGGAGGCCCACAGTCAACCTGACCCGCGCGTCGGGCGTAAAGACAAGGTTCTGCCAGCGCGTTTCCCCCACGAAGGCGAGGACCTCTTCACCGCAGAAGAGTGGGAAGCCCAGCGTCTCGCGGCGTTTCAGGGTAAGGCTCACGAAGCGCTCGCCGTGGGCGTGCGGGAGCTAGGTGCGCCGCTGGAAGAGCTCGCGATCCCGCGCCGTGCTGCCGGGCCGAGGGATATCGTGATCGACCTTGAATACTGCGGCTTGTGCCATTCGGATGTGCACACCGCTCGCGGCGAATGGGGATCCCGCGCGGTTCCGCTCGTGACCGGCCACGAAATGGTGGGGCGCGTGTGCGCGGTTGGCTCCGAGGTGCAAAGCTGGCAGGTCGGCGAGCGTGTGGGCGTCGGCTGCATGGTGGGCTCGTGCCGCGTGTGCGAACCGTGCAAACGCCAGGACGAGCAGTTCTGCATCCACAACGCCGTGGGAACCTACGGGACGTGGGATGAACCGCATTCGGAACGCACCCAAGGCGGGTATGCGACGAGCATCGTGGTGCCTGAGGATTTCGTATTGCGCATCCCGGAGAAGATTGGCCCCGCGCACGCCGCGCCGTTGCTGTGCGCCGGCATCACGATGTACGCGCCGCTCGAGGACCTACGTGTTGGGCCAGGGGACAAGGTGGCGGTAGCCGGCATCGGCGGCTTGGGCCATATGGCGGTCAAGCTTGCCGCCGCGATGGGCGCCGAGGTTACCGCGCTGACCCGGACCCAGGCGAAAGCCGAGGATGCCCGCCGGCTAGGTGCCCACGACGTCGTGCTCACCACGGATGAAGGCTCGATGGCAGCGGCTCGTGGCCGCTTCACCGTGCTGGTGGACGCGATTTCCGCCGCTCACGATGTGAATGCTCTGCTGGATCTGTTGGCTCCACGAGGCACTGTGGTGCTTGCGGGTCTGCCGGCGGATGCGGATGGTTCAGAGATGCCGCTGGTTGATCCGCGCTCGCTTGTGAACCGGGGCCTGCGGTTGGTTGGAACCAAGATCGGTGGGATCGAACAGACTCAGCGCATGCTCGAGTTCTGTGCTGACCACGGTGTTGTTCCTGACATCGAGATTGTGACCGCCGCTGACATGAATGAGGCATGGGACCGGATGGTCGCGGGCGAACTCCACTACCGTGGTGTATTGGATATCGGTAGTTTGGATTCGCATCTGAACGCATAA
- a CDS encoding Fur family transcriptional regulator produces the protein MSNKPATPVRRNTRQRALLEEELNRHDDFRTAQEIHQCMLSHGDTVSLATIYRSLTQMHEDGVVDQVRTESGEMAFRRCADEGHHHHLVCRQCGAAEEIDAPEFEEWADELAAAYGFTGIDHSLEINGYCPDCSRNR, from the coding sequence ATGTCGAATAAACCGGCAACACCTGTGCGCCGCAACACTCGTCAGCGTGCACTTCTTGAAGAAGAGCTCAACCGCCACGACGACTTCCGCACAGCACAAGAAATCCATCAGTGCATGCTGAGCCACGGAGACACGGTTTCGCTCGCAACCATCTACAGGTCGCTCACTCAGATGCATGAGGACGGGGTCGTTGACCAGGTCCGTACTGAAAGCGGAGAGATGGCTTTCCGCCGTTGCGCCGACGAAGGGCATCACCACCACCTCGTGTGCCGCCAGTGCGGCGCTGCCGAAGAGATCGACGCCCCCGAGTTCGAAGAATGGGCCGACGAACTCGCGGCCGCTTACGGCTTCACGGGTATCGACCACAGCCTCGAGATCAACGGCTACTGCCCGGACTGTTCCCGCAACCGGTAG
- a CDS encoding metal ABC transporter permease, with protein MARRCAVGPELWERIFSFEDYGELLALVWPSIIAGALLAVMGGVVGVMVMTRDMGFAVHGIAELSFAGASIALLLGHDVVTGSMVGSILAALIMGLLGSGARERNAITGVMMPFGLGLGILALSLYQGRSANKFGLLTGQIVAVDDSRLSSIAIGTVLVLALLAFMWRPLMFASTDPWVASARGVPVAGLSTAFMIVLGIAVALSIHIVGALLVLALLITPAAAAMRLTASPGKVVLLSIIFAEVSLVGGLLLSLAGSLPVSPYITTISFVIWLIARAVGSRTMAWKQ; from the coding sequence ATGGCGAGGAGGTGCGCCGTGGGGCCTGAACTGTGGGAGCGGATCTTCTCGTTTGAGGATTATGGCGAGCTGCTTGCGCTCGTGTGGCCGAGCATCATCGCGGGCGCGCTGCTCGCGGTCATGGGAGGCGTCGTCGGTGTCATGGTCATGACCCGCGACATGGGTTTTGCGGTCCACGGCATCGCCGAGCTGAGCTTCGCAGGCGCCTCGATCGCGCTGTTGCTTGGCCATGACGTTGTGACTGGCTCGATGGTCGGTTCGATCCTCGCGGCCCTCATCATGGGACTTCTAGGATCCGGTGCGCGTGAACGCAACGCAATCACGGGTGTCATGATGCCTTTCGGGCTCGGCTTGGGCATCCTGGCGTTGTCCTTGTATCAGGGCCGTAGCGCCAATAAGTTTGGTCTGCTGACCGGCCAGATCGTCGCGGTGGATGACTCCCGCTTGAGCTCGATCGCGATCGGCACCGTACTTGTTCTCGCGCTACTGGCGTTCATGTGGCGGCCGCTCATGTTCGCTTCGACCGACCCGTGGGTCGCTAGCGCTCGCGGCGTTCCGGTGGCTGGATTATCTACCGCGTTCATGATCGTGCTGGGTATCGCGGTTGCGTTGTCGATCCACATCGTGGGTGCGCTATTGGTTTTGGCGTTGCTGATTACGCCAGCGGCGGCGGCGATGCGGTTGACAGCGAGCCCCGGCAAGGTTGTGTTGCTCTCAATTATTTTCGCTGAAGTATCGCTTGTGGGCGGGCTTCTGCTCTCGCTTGCCGGATCGCTCCCGGTGAGCCCTTACATCACGACCATCTCGTTTGTGATCTGGCTGATCGCGCGGGCCGTTGGGTCACGCACGATGGCGTGGAAACAGTAA
- a CDS encoding metal ABC transporter ATP-binding protein → MSEHAKAPAVELIDAHLRFGDRVIFDRLNLTIEPGEFVAVLGPNGAGKTTLLKVLLGMQKLTSGEVRIAGHGVSTKEHDVSVIPQQRPIPEGTPLRGWDMVAQGLDGERWGPRLFDPRRRRLKKRVDELIERVDATSYAMRPVWQLSGGEQQRLRAAQALASNPALLLCDEPLLSLDVARQQEVTKLIAEQARVEDSAIIFVTHEINPILPFVDRVLYLVEGQHRIGAPEDVINTHTLSELFGRRIDVVRLGGRVAILGSEDHAHHDHDHDHGDYGEEVRRGA, encoded by the coding sequence ATGTCTGAACACGCTAAAGCCCCCGCGGTTGAGCTGATTGACGCTCATCTGCGTTTTGGGGACCGCGTTATCTTCGATCGCCTGAACCTCACGATCGAACCAGGCGAGTTCGTCGCCGTCCTGGGCCCGAATGGTGCCGGGAAGACCACGTTGTTGAAGGTTCTGCTGGGTATGCAGAAGCTCACGAGTGGTGAGGTGCGGATCGCCGGGCATGGTGTGAGCACTAAGGAACACGATGTTTCGGTGATCCCTCAGCAACGTCCCATCCCCGAGGGGACCCCTCTTCGGGGATGGGACATGGTTGCGCAGGGATTAGATGGCGAACGATGGGGGCCGCGGCTTTTCGATCCGCGTCGCCGCCGCTTGAAGAAACGTGTGGACGAGCTCATTGAGCGGGTCGACGCCACGTCGTATGCGATGCGGCCGGTGTGGCAGCTTTCAGGTGGCGAGCAGCAGAGGTTGCGTGCCGCGCAAGCATTAGCGAGCAACCCGGCGTTGTTGTTGTGCGACGAGCCGTTGCTGTCTTTGGACGTTGCTCGTCAGCAGGAAGTCACCAAGCTCATCGCTGAGCAGGCTCGGGTTGAGGATTCGGCGATCATTTTCGTGACCCACGAGATCAACCCGATCTTGCCGTTTGTGGACAGGGTCCTCTACTTGGTTGAGGGCCAGCACCGCATCGGCGCTCCTGAAGACGTCATCAACACCCACACGCTCTCGGAGCTGTTCGGGCGTCGGATTGACGTTGTTCGCCTCGGCGGGCGGGTCGCGATTCTGGGCAGTGAGGATCACGCCCACCACGATCACGACCATGACCATGGTGACTATGGCGAGGAGGTGCGCCGTGGGGCCTGA
- a CDS encoding metal ABC transporter solute-binding protein, Zn/Mn family, protein MAFATTSRPRAAKVKGLLGLATALSFGLAVTGCSAAEDGKGKEGIATEQLNIVATTNVYGDIASSVAGEHGKVSSIISNAAQDPHSYEATAKDKLAISKADVVIINGGGYDYFAEQIIEDLGDKAPTVVKSFEGEGHSHDHGHDHGEEGHDHEHDHGEEGHGHDHGEEGHDHGHGHEGHSHAHGENEHVWYDLDHMEEFVGEVGEALAKADPDNAKTYEENASKLAEEISDVTDSEDFKAAEKKLKGKSFMMTEPVPEALLNELGMEDGTPEGLSSAVEAGQEIPALVIKRAEDSLKQGKVQLFAFNSQTADPQTKKLYESAQKAGVPTVDVTETIPEGKTFVKWMKDNVAAIAKAVDAK, encoded by the coding sequence ATGGCATTTGCAACCACCTCGCGCCCTCGGGCTGCTAAGGTCAAAGGCTTGCTCGGCTTGGCCACTGCACTCAGCTTTGGCTTGGCCGTCACCGGCTGCTCGGCAGCAGAGGACGGCAAGGGCAAGGAAGGAATCGCGACTGAGCAGCTGAACATCGTTGCGACGACCAACGTTTACGGCGATATCGCCTCGAGCGTTGCTGGGGAACACGGCAAGGTCTCGAGCATTATTAGCAACGCGGCTCAGGACCCACACTCGTATGAAGCCACGGCCAAAGACAAGCTTGCGATCAGCAAGGCCGACGTCGTCATCATCAACGGTGGCGGTTACGACTACTTCGCCGAACAAATCATCGAGGACCTCGGTGACAAGGCTCCGACCGTTGTGAAGTCCTTCGAGGGCGAAGGCCACAGCCACGATCACGGCCATGATCATGGTGAAGAGGGCCACGATCACGAGCACGATCACGGCGAAGAAGGTCATGGCCATGACCATGGTGAAGAGGGCCACGATCACGGCCACGGCCACGAAGGTCACAGCCACGCGCATGGCGAAAACGAGCACGTGTGGTACGACTTGGACCACATGGAGGAGTTTGTAGGTGAAGTCGGCGAGGCGCTTGCAAAGGCCGACCCGGACAACGCTAAGACCTACGAAGAGAACGCTTCCAAGCTCGCCGAGGAGATCTCGGACGTGACTGACTCCGAGGACTTCAAAGCCGCTGAGAAGAAGCTCAAGGGCAAGTCGTTCATGATGACGGAGCCGGTTCCGGAAGCATTGCTCAACGAGCTCGGCATGGAGGACGGCACGCCGGAAGGCCTTTCCTCGGCGGTCGAGGCTGGCCAGGAGATCCCTGCGCTCGTCATCAAGCGTGCTGAGGATTCACTCAAGCAGGGTAAAGTTCAGCTGTTCGCTTTCAACTCGCAGACTGCTGACCCGCAGACTAAGAAGCTGTACGAATCGGCTCAGAAGGCGGGCGTCCCGACGGTTGATGTCACTGAGACGATTCCGGAAGGCAAAACGTTCGTTAAATGGATGAAGGACAACGTCGCTGCTATCGCTAAGGCTGTAGACGCGAAGTAG
- a CDS encoding hemolysin family protein gives MDWWGLVWLVVLLAANAFFVASEFAVMSARRAQIEPKAQAGQKSAKTALQAMEHVTIVLSVCQLGITVCSLLILIVAEPAVHHLFEIPLHAIGVPESVISIVALAATLIVVTFLHVTVGEMVPKNFSVSMADKAVLFLAPPLMLISKAMRPIVVALNWIANHAVRALGLEPKDEVASSFTVDEVQQIVEESTRTGLVDDEAGLLSSAFEFSDQVVRDIAVPIDDVVTLDVDITPEEFERAVGRTGFSRFVMVDEDGDLMGYLHLKDVMGVPLEDSHRPMPITRVRSLVNLGADVDVEKALAVMQRTGSHVARVLDGAGETIGILFFEDVLETLVGEIRDATQQQGQRRLNVSTE, from the coding sequence ATGGACTGGTGGGGTCTTGTATGGCTTGTTGTCCTTTTGGCAGCTAACGCGTTTTTCGTTGCGAGTGAGTTCGCGGTGATGTCGGCTCGTCGTGCTCAGATTGAGCCGAAAGCTCAGGCAGGGCAAAAGAGTGCGAAGACGGCGCTCCAGGCGATGGAGCATGTCACGATCGTCTTGTCGGTGTGTCAGCTCGGTATCACAGTGTGTTCGCTGTTGATCTTGATCGTCGCTGAGCCTGCGGTGCATCACTTGTTTGAGATTCCGTTGCACGCGATTGGCGTTCCGGAATCGGTCATTTCGATTGTCGCGCTCGCCGCAACGTTGATCGTGGTGACGTTCCTGCATGTGACGGTCGGTGAGATGGTTCCGAAGAACTTCTCGGTTTCGATGGCTGATAAGGCCGTGTTGTTCCTGGCGCCGCCGCTCATGCTCATTTCTAAGGCGATGCGTCCGATTGTGGTCGCGTTGAACTGGATCGCTAACCACGCGGTCCGGGCGCTGGGTCTGGAACCGAAGGATGAGGTTGCCTCGTCTTTCACGGTGGATGAAGTTCAGCAGATCGTCGAGGAATCCACGCGTACGGGTTTGGTCGATGACGAGGCCGGGCTGCTTTCGTCTGCGTTCGAGTTTTCGGATCAGGTGGTGCGCGATATCGCTGTTCCGATCGACGATGTTGTGACGCTGGATGTCGACATCACTCCTGAGGAGTTTGAGCGTGCAGTTGGGCGCACTGGCTTTTCGCGGTTTGTGATGGTCGACGAGGATGGCGACTTGATGGGGTATCTCCACCTGAAGGACGTCATGGGGGTTCCGCTCGAGGACTCGCATCGCCCGATGCCTATCACCCGTGTTCGATCGCTGGTTAACCTTGGCGCGGATGTTGATGTTGAGAAGGCTCTTGCTGTGATGCAACGGACCGGTTCTCACGTGGCACGCGTTTTGGATGGCGCAGGGGAGACGATCGGGATTCTCTTCTTCGAGGATGTCCTGGAGACCCTTGTGGGTGAGATCCGTGACGCGACCCAGCAGCAGGGGCAACGCCGACTCAACGTGTCTACCGAGTAA
- a CDS encoding hemolysin family protein gives MSWLMLVLGLLLVLGTAFFVAVEFSLVALDSTSVKKAIDEGDTKARPLYKALKSLSTQLSAVQLGITITTLLTGYVIEPAFSALLGPVLVGWGVPEAAAGAVSLVVAMVVATLLSMILGELIPKNMAIADPYRIGRALARPQLIFTAVFKPVVIGLNGFSNWVLGLFGIEAKEELSGARTPAELQSLLARSAQQGTMDAKTAKFLARTLAFSERTAADVMTPRIKVEMIEDEAPLPALIDQARRTGFSRFLVFGEDSDDVLGAVHVKKAVSVPREKRDELVAGTIMQDVIRVPETVQLDDLIGELREAPLQMAVVVDEYGGTAGMVTLEDLVEEIVGEVADEHDRTSPGVLQTADGRWFVPGLLRPDEATDQIPRLKVPEGHAYETLGGFVMSALGRLPVVGDTLKVTGGMLRVTRMEKRRVDRLEFVPAPEQDGADASAEAEGVQA, from the coding sequence ATGTCGTGGCTCATGCTTGTATTAGGTCTCCTTTTGGTTTTGGGGACTGCGTTTTTTGTTGCGGTTGAGTTTTCGCTTGTGGCGTTGGATTCGACGTCAGTTAAAAAGGCCATCGACGAGGGTGACACTAAGGCCCGCCCGCTGTATAAGGCGTTGAAGTCGCTTTCTACGCAGTTGTCTGCGGTTCAGCTGGGCATCACGATTACGACGTTGTTGACGGGTTACGTCATCGAACCTGCGTTCAGCGCGTTGCTGGGTCCGGTCTTGGTTGGATGGGGTGTTCCAGAGGCGGCCGCGGGTGCGGTGTCCCTGGTGGTTGCGATGGTGGTCGCGACCCTGTTGTCGATGATTCTGGGTGAGCTGATCCCTAAGAATATGGCGATCGCCGATCCGTACCGGATTGGCCGCGCTCTGGCCCGCCCGCAGTTGATCTTCACGGCCGTTTTCAAGCCGGTCGTGATCGGGCTGAATGGTTTCTCTAACTGGGTTCTCGGCCTGTTCGGCATTGAGGCTAAGGAAGAGTTGTCGGGGGCGCGTACTCCGGCTGAGCTTCAGAGTTTGCTTGCGCGTTCGGCGCAGCAGGGGACCATGGACGCGAAGACCGCTAAGTTTTTGGCGCGAACGTTGGCCTTTTCGGAGCGTACGGCCGCGGATGTCATGACGCCTCGCATCAAGGTCGAGATGATCGAGGATGAGGCTCCGCTGCCTGCTCTGATTGATCAGGCTCGTCGCACTGGTTTCTCGCGTTTCCTCGTGTTCGGTGAGGACTCGGATGATGTTCTGGGTGCCGTGCACGTCAAGAAGGCTGTTTCGGTCCCGCGTGAGAAGCGCGATGAGCTGGTTGCCGGCACGATCATGCAGGATGTGATCCGGGTTCCGGAGACCGTGCAGTTGGATGATCTGATCGGTGAGTTGCGTGAAGCACCGCTGCAGATGGCTGTTGTGGTCGATGAGTATGGCGGTACCGCTGGCATGGTCACCTTGGAGGATTTGGTCGAGGAGATCGTGGGTGAGGTCGCTGATGAGCATGACCGCACGTCTCCTGGTGTATTGCAGACTGCCGATGGCCGCTGGTTCGTGCCTGGCTTGTTGCGTCCGGATGAGGCTACGGATCAGATTCCTCGGTTGAAGGTTCCGGAGGGTCACGCGTATGAGACGTTGGGTGGCTTTGTGATGTCCGCGCTGGGTCGATTGCCTGTCGTGGGTGACACGCTGAAGGTCACAGGCGGCATGTTGCGTGTGACGCGTATGGAGAAGCGGCGTGTTGATCGTCTCGAGTTTGTTCCGGCTCCGGAACAGGACGGTGCCGATGCCTCCGCTGAGGCTGAGGGGGTGCAGGCGTAA